A genomic region of Mesorhizobium sp. NZP2077 contains the following coding sequences:
- a CDS encoding ISL3 family transposase: MGQALRPSTLVPRGFVVEDAASAVDATLITIRPLSMASACPGCGTRSERIHSRYQRRLADLPLAGKPVRLVVLVRRFHCDAVLCGRRIFAERFDEGVLAPWARRTARLDDIVHHLGLVLGGRPAAGFARRLMLPVSNDTLLRVVRRRGSPRFVPPAVIGIDDWAWRRNQRYGTLICDLERRKTIALLPDREPATAQAWLSDQPQIGIVARDRGGGYAMAAAKALPKAIQVADRWHLMENASRAFLDAVRKSMRQIRSAIGAVTINPDLLTAAERIQYEGYLRREDTNAAILGLAKTGVTIKEIVRRTGYSRGLVRRVMRGQRSDIFRVRENSLELHLPWLDAQWSAGRRNGAELWRRLKGQGFRGSLRVVTEWATRRRKAEKVDGGALSRAPSARTIARLMTVGRDNLSKSETVLVAAIEGGVPQLVDARGIIAAFQAMIRKKSLVDLEPWLEQARSGLVAPFANGIVKDRAAVSAAITSPWSNGQTEGQITKLKLVKRQMYGRGKLDLLQARVIGAG, translated from the coding sequence ATGGGCCAGGCCCTCCGACCATCGACTCTCGTCCCTCGCGGCTTTGTTGTTGAAGATGCCGCCAGTGCGGTCGACGCGACGCTCATCACGATCCGACCTTTGAGCATGGCGAGTGCCTGTCCGGGCTGCGGAACGAGATCGGAGCGGATCCACAGCCGGTATCAGCGGCGCTTGGCGGATCTGCCGTTGGCTGGAAAGCCTGTTCGGCTGGTCGTCCTGGTGCGCCGGTTCCACTGCGACGCGGTTCTGTGCGGCCGGCGAATCTTCGCCGAGCGCTTTGACGAGGGCGTCCTGGCGCCATGGGCGCGGCGAACCGCTCGCCTCGACGATATCGTTCATCATCTTGGGCTTGTTCTGGGCGGGCGCCCGGCAGCGGGCTTCGCCCGGAGACTGATGCTGCCAGTGAGCAACGACACCCTGCTGCGCGTCGTGCGGCGGCGCGGCAGCCCGCGCTTCGTTCCGCCAGCCGTGATCGGGATCGACGACTGGGCGTGGCGACGCAACCAGCGCTATGGAACCCTCATCTGCGATCTGGAGCGGCGCAAGACCATCGCATTGCTGCCTGACCGGGAACCAGCGACGGCTCAGGCCTGGCTCTCTGACCAGCCTCAGATCGGCATCGTCGCCCGCGACCGTGGCGGTGGCTACGCAATGGCTGCAGCCAAGGCTCTGCCGAAGGCGATCCAGGTGGCCGACCGTTGGCACTTGATGGAGAACGCCAGCCGCGCCTTCCTCGACGCCGTGCGCAAATCCATGCGCCAGATTCGGTCCGCGATCGGCGCAGTCACGATCAATCCCGACCTGCTCACTGCCGCCGAGCGGATCCAATATGAGGGATATCTTCGCCGGGAAGACACCAACGCCGCCATTCTCGGCCTGGCCAAGACCGGGGTGACGATCAAGGAGATCGTTCGCCGGACCGGGTACAGCCGCGGCCTTGTCCGTCGCGTCATGCGCGGTCAACGCTCGGATATCTTCCGCGTCCGCGAGAACTCGCTCGAACTGCACCTGCCATGGCTCGACGCCCAGTGGTCGGCCGGACGGCGGAACGGCGCCGAGCTATGGCGACGGCTCAAAGGCCAAGGGTTCCGTGGTAGTCTTCGGGTTGTCACCGAGTGGGCTACGCGCCGTCGGAAGGCGGAAAAGGTCGATGGTGGCGCCTTGAGCCGGGCGCCCTCGGCGCGGACCATAGCGCGGCTGATGACCGTCGGTCGCGACAACCTCTCCAAGTCCGAAACCGTCCTTGTCGCCGCGATTGAGGGCGGTGTGCCCCAGCTGGTCGATGCCCGAGGAATCATCGCCGCCTTCCAGGCCATGATCCGCAAGAAGTCTCTCGTCGATCTTGAGCCATGGCTGGAGCAAGCTCGATCGGGCCTTGTTGCCCCCTTCGCCAACGGCATCGTCAAGGACCGAGCGGCTGTGAGCGCGGCGATCACATCTCCCTGGTCCAATGGCCAAACCGAGGGGCAGATCACCAAACTCAAGCTCGTGAAACGCCAAATGTACGGCCGAGGAAAACTCGACCTACTCCAGGCGCGCGTCATCGGCGCTGGGTAG
- a CDS encoding NUDIX domain-containing protein — MPDIAMGALAQNGAVLLARRSSKRKVHPDRWSLPGGHIEDGEDAETAMRRELMEEIGVTPEHWQFVGRFVSEAPPEASATFHVYRVDKWRGRPRLIDDEHTELRWFAATAIACEGELALPQLGEMLGNLDIPRGAESAYISKQPWRPPD; from the coding sequence ATGCCCGACATTGCGATGGGCGCCCTAGCCCAGAACGGAGCCGTGCTGCTTGCGCGACGAAGTTCGAAGCGCAAGGTGCATCCAGATCGTTGGAGCCTCCCAGGTGGCCACATTGAGGATGGCGAAGACGCTGAGACAGCGATGCGCCGAGAACTGATGGAAGAAATAGGCGTAACGCCAGAGCATTGGCAGTTTGTCGGGAGATTCGTATCAGAAGCCCCGCCCGAGGCATCCGCCACGTTCCACGTCTATCGCGTCGATAAGTGGCGCGGCCGTCCGCGCCTTATCGATGATGAACATACCGAGCTAAGATGGTTCGCCGCTACCGCTATAGCATGCGAAGGCGAGTTGGCGCTGCCCCAGCTTGGTGAAATGCTCGGGAATCTAGACATACCCCGAGGAGCGGAGTCCGCTTATATCTCAAAGCAACCATGGCGTCCGCCGGATTAA
- a CDS encoding IS5 family transposase (programmed frameshift) — protein sequence MPDHYWITEAQLERIKPYLPRSHGRPRVDDRRVISGITHVIRNGLRWRDAPEVYGPHKTLYNRFMRWSRLGVFNRIFAGLAATGGKPDQLMIDATHLKAHRTAASLLKKGMFPRRIGRTKGGLNSKLHAVCDGKGRPLIMLLSEGQMSDYKGAALMIDAFPKAKTLLADRGYDADWFRNALAERNIFACIPSKANRKVQMPHDGTLYRRRHKIENMFGRLKDWRRIHTRYDRCAHTFMSAICVAATVIFWL from the exons ATGCCTGATCATTACTGGATTACCGAAGCCCAACTCGAGCGCATCAAACCATACTTGCCGCGTTCTCACGGGAGGCCGCGTGTCGATGATCGGCGCGTAATCAGCGGAATCACCCACGTCATTCGCAATGGCTTGAGATGGCGCGATGCGCCTGAGGTCTATGGGCCGCATAAAACGCTCTACAACCGCTTCATGCGCTGGAGCCGGCTCGGTGTGTTCAACCGCATCTTTGCAGGCTTGGCGGCAACCGGCGGCAAGCCCGACCAGTTGATGATCGATGCGACCCACCTGAAGGCACATCGCACGGCTGCAAGTCTGCTTAAAAAGGGGATGT TTCCTCGACGTATCGGACGCACCAAAGGGGGATTGAACTCAAAACTCCATGCAGTTTGCGACGGCAAGGGTAGGCCCCTCATCATGCTGCTAAGCGAAGGGCAGATGAGTGATTACAAAGGCGCTGCGCTCATGATCGACGCCTTCCCCAAGGCCAAAACCCTGCTCGCCGACCGAGGTTATGATGCCGACTGGTTTCGCAATGCCTTGGCCGAACGCAACATCTTCGCCTGCATTCCTTCAAAGGCCAATCGAAAGGTGCAAATGCCGCACGACGGGACACTCTATCGTCGGCGGCACAAGATCGAGAACATGTTCGGTAGGCTCAAAGACTGGCGGCGCATCCACACCCGTTACGATCGTTGTGCCCACACTTTCATGTCCGCCATCTGCGTCGCTGCAACCGTCATCTTCTGGCTCTGA
- a CDS encoding XRE family transcriptional regulator, giving the protein MTSGNVFADLGFDNSEEELPKAKLAREIRAIIVRRRLTQAKSAQLLVMKQLDISAIVTGRTDKFSIDRPVRCLDRRDNKVDVVARHKPRKSARMAAQAA; this is encoded by the coding sequence ATGACCAGCGGCAACGTGTTTGCGGATTTGGGCTTTGATAATTCCGAAGAGGAATTGCCGAAAGCCAAGCTCGCCCGTGAGATCCGCGCCATCATTGTGCGTCGGCGCCTCACTCAAGCGAAATCAGCTCAATTGCTTGTTATGAAACAGCTCGACATATCTGCGATAGTCACGGGGCGAACAGACAAGTTCTCTATAGATCGCCCGGTGCGCTGCCTCGATCGACGCGATAATAAGGTGGACGTTGTGGCGCGCCACAAGCCGCGCAAATCGGCACGAATGGCCGCACAAGCAGCCTAA
- a CDS encoding 1-aminocyclopropane-1-carboxylate deaminase produces MLEKFERYPLTFGPTPIEKLDRLGKHLGGKVEIYAKREDCNSGLAFGGNKLRKLEYIIPDAIASDADTLVTVGGVQSNHTRMVAAIAAKIGMKCLLVQESWVPHEDVVYDRVGNILLSRILGAEVRLVDDGFDIGIRRSWEKALYEVKARGGRPYAIPAGASVHPNGGLGYVGFAEEVRAQEEQLGFRFDYMVVCTVTGSTHAGMLVGFAKDGRQRNVIGIDASAIPAKTKAQVLSIARHTATLVELGTDPVEDDVVLLEDYAYPRYGIPSEETKEAIRLCARLEGMITDPVYEGKSMQGLIDLVQKGFFPEGSRILYAHLGGAPAINGYGYTFRNG; encoded by the coding sequence ATGCTGGAAAAATTCGAGCGTTACCCGCTCACCTTTGGACCCACACCCATCGAGAAGCTCGACCGGCTCGGCAAGCATCTGGGTGGCAAGGTCGAAATCTACGCCAAACGCGAGGACTGCAACTCCGGTCTGGCGTTCGGCGGCAACAAGCTGCGCAAGCTCGAATACATCATCCCCGACGCGATCGCGTCAGATGCCGATACCCTTGTCACCGTCGGCGGCGTGCAGTCCAACCACACGCGCATGGTCGCCGCCATTGCCGCCAAGATCGGCATGAAATGTCTCCTGGTCCAGGAGAGCTGGGTTCCACATGAGGATGTCGTCTACGACCGGGTCGGCAACATTCTCTTGAGCCGCATCTTGGGCGCAGAGGTGCGTCTGGTCGACGATGGCTTTGACATCGGTATCCGCCGCAGCTGGGAAAAAGCGCTCTATGAGGTCAAGGCAAGGGGCGGCAGACCCTACGCGATACCGGCCGGGGCGTCGGTTCATCCGAATGGAGGCCTCGGCTATGTGGGGTTCGCGGAGGAAGTGCGCGCCCAGGAGGAACAGCTAGGGTTTCGCTTCGACTACATGGTCGTTTGCACGGTCACCGGTTCAACGCATGCCGGCATGCTCGTCGGATTCGCCAAGGACGGTCGGCAGCGCAACGTGATCGGTATCGATGCCTCTGCTATCCCGGCCAAGACCAAGGCGCAGGTGCTTAGCATTGCCCGACATACAGCGACCCTCGTTGAGCTAGGAACGGACCCTGTCGAGGATGACGTGGTGCTGCTCGAAGACTACGCGTACCCGCGTTACGGCATTCCATCCGAGGAAACCAAGGAGGCGATCCGTCTGTGTGCGCGGCTCGAGGGTATGATTACCGATCCCGTCTATGAGGGCAAATCGATGCAAGGGCTAATCGACCTCGTCCAAAAAGGCTTTTTTCCAGAGGGCTCGAGGATACTTTACGCGCATCTCGGCGGCGCGCCGGCCATCAACGGTTATGGTTACACCTTTCGCAATGGCTGA
- the nifX gene encoding nitrogen fixation protein NifX: protein MSSVRRLSLVTDEVHAPMTDRRAGALRVAIATQDMTNLNAHFGSAKRFAVYDVTREEWHLVEAVAFDDVSDESGKRRTEGDDRVTPKVEALKGCHLLFCLAIGGPSAAKVISAKIHPIKVPQPQTIQEVLLRTQMMLRTCPPPWLRKVLAEAGVAEKKPSFEDED, encoded by the coding sequence ATGAGCTCCGTTCGTCGCCTCTCACTCGTCACTGACGAGGTTCACGCACCGATGACGGACCGACGGGCAGGCGCATTGCGCGTAGCCATCGCCACGCAAGACATGACGAATCTCAATGCCCATTTCGGGTCGGCCAAGCGCTTTGCTGTCTACGATGTGACGCGCGAGGAGTGGCATCTCGTGGAAGCCGTGGCCTTCGATGACGTTTCCGATGAGAGCGGGAAGCGTCGGACCGAGGGCGATGACCGCGTCACGCCGAAGGTGGAGGCGCTGAAGGGCTGCCATCTGCTGTTTTGTCTGGCCATCGGCGGGCCTTCGGCAGCCAAGGTTATTTCGGCAAAAATCCATCCAATCAAGGTGCCGCAGCCACAAACCATCCAAGAGGTGCTGTTGCGCACGCAGATGATGCTGAGAACGTGTCCTCCGCCCTGGCTGCGCAAGGTGCTGGCCGAAGCTGGTGTCGCCGAAAAGAAACCCTCCTTCGAGGATGAGGACTGA
- a CDS encoding CCE_0567 family metalloprotein encodes MSNLDEMAKKVRKLQLRAAIAKTNLRDLAEGLPVKWIEIEEVAEKTHAVYAELDGARRELAKMKTLR; translated from the coding sequence ATGTCAAACCTGGATGAGATGGCGAAGAAAGTCCGAAAGCTTCAACTGCGCGCGGCAATTGCCAAGACGAACTTGCGCGACCTTGCCGAGGGTCTCCCGGTCAAATGGATTGAGATAGAGGAAGTCGCCGAGAAAACGCATGCCGTTTATGCCGAGTTGGATGGTGCCAGGAGAGAGCTTGCCAAAATGAAGACTTTGCGATGA
- a CDS encoding exopolysaccharide production repressor protein: MRFIIFCRLLGLVLCGNAVTVYFASHSFRLAVVMTLGCSLLLQLGYFASVLFLIWRSSCAGKAGQGPELFDGSQEVRYQSRDDEHRNETQDRAQRSQTLGISLLLP, translated from the coding sequence ATGCGCTTCATCATCTTTTGTCGGCTCCTCGGGCTGGTCCTGTGCGGCAACGCTGTGACGGTTTACTTCGCCTCGCACTCTTTCCGTCTAGCAGTCGTCATGACGCTGGGCTGTTCGCTACTTCTTCAGCTGGGCTATTTCGCAAGTGTCCTCTTTCTGATTTGGCGATCGAGCTGCGCTGGCAAAGCCGGGCAAGGGCCCGAGCTTTTCGATGGGTCCCAGGAAGTTCGGTACCAGTCGCGCGACGATGAGCATAGGAATGAAACTCAAGATCGGGCCCAGCGCAGTCAAACGCTCGGCATATCGCTGCTACTCCCTTGA
- a CDS encoding NifX-associated nitrogen fixation protein, whose amino-acid sequence MFEVAISPAVNDDEAALASPFVKCLVRLILAQDSHGSWDGKADAELLADFIVSKERRRTIPIIGDPDPDVLWRLDKFYTAVALAIEERSGLMASPMIEMSHEGFGRVLFTAGRLVVLSKTVRDVHRFGFETFCKLAIAGTKLVDDAIAAIDAYPEVARA is encoded by the coding sequence ATGTTTGAAGTCGCGATCAGCCCTGCTGTCAACGATGACGAGGCGGCCCTTGCCAGCCCGTTCGTCAAGTGCCTCGTGCGGCTGATCCTTGCTCAAGATTCCCACGGGTCGTGGGACGGCAAAGCGGACGCCGAGTTGCTGGCCGACTTCATCGTCAGCAAGGAACGGCGTCGTACGATCCCAATCATCGGCGATCCCGATCCGGACGTGCTGTGGAGGCTCGACAAGTTTTACACTGCCGTCGCCCTTGCGATCGAGGAGCGCTCCGGCCTGATGGCATCGCCGATGATCGAAATGAGCCATGAGGGGTTCGGGCGCGTGCTTTTCACCGCCGGGCGGCTGGTCGTTTTGTCCAAGACCGTGCGCGACGTCCATCGGTTCGGCTTCGAGACGTTCTGCAAACTCGCCATCGCCGGTACGAAACTGGTCGACGATGCCATCGCAGCCATCGACGCCTATCCCGAGGTGGCACGGGCATGA
- a CDS encoding universal stress protein, whose translation MGFKTVVCSTGADHSDQDVRTAAGLCAEIGAHLSLLIIPPPTLLMSHRRIGDGVPEWPVGRGQAIARLNDRFRQIDRVTQDAVRLEKRSRDIHKLLESMSLAYDVDTDYYDPASLGEVARQRALCADLTIVGPGLLDDENLGPPVVNGCLFDTGKPVLVVPKGAEATLWPRRVVVGWDSRVEASRAAREALGLLCAAEEVRVALVDPKANYNWNGAEPGADIAAYLTRHGARVSVDLLPSAGKSAATVLAQHAIDTSADMIVMGAYGSRRLRERLFGSVTRWIVEKPPLPLFLAR comes from the coding sequence ATGGGCTTTAAAACCGTAGTCTGTTCGACCGGCGCTGACCATTCCGATCAGGACGTCAGAACTGCTGCCGGCTTGTGTGCGGAAATCGGCGCGCACCTTTCCCTACTGATCATACCCCCTCCGACGCTCCTTATGTCGCATCGGCGGATCGGAGATGGTGTCCCCGAGTGGCCGGTAGGACGTGGACAGGCAATTGCCAGATTGAACGATCGGTTTCGGCAAATCGATCGAGTAACACAGGACGCGGTCAGACTGGAAAAACGCTCCCGAGATATCCACAAACTGCTGGAATCTATGTCGCTCGCCTATGACGTTGACACCGACTATTACGATCCGGCCAGCCTCGGTGAAGTGGCACGACAGCGGGCGCTCTGCGCCGACCTCACGATTGTCGGACCAGGGCTACTCGACGACGAGAATCTCGGACCTCCTGTGGTCAACGGCTGCTTGTTCGATACGGGAAAGCCGGTGCTCGTTGTGCCGAAGGGGGCTGAGGCGACGCTGTGGCCACGGCGCGTCGTGGTCGGTTGGGATTCCCGAGTCGAGGCGTCCCGTGCGGCTCGAGAAGCGCTGGGTCTCCTATGCGCTGCTGAGGAAGTTCGCGTCGCCCTGGTCGATCCGAAGGCCAACTACAACTGGAACGGGGCGGAGCCCGGAGCCGACATCGCTGCCTATCTCACTCGGCACGGTGCTCGGGTGTCGGTTGACCTCCTGCCAAGTGCCGGCAAATCGGCGGCCACGGTGCTTGCGCAGCACGCAATCGACACGTCTGCCGACATGATAGTCATGGGCGCCTATGGCAGCCGTCGGCTGCGTGAGCGGCTCTTTGGCAGTGTGACCAGATGGATAGTCGAAAAGCCGCCATTGCCGCTGTTTTTGGCTCGCTGA
- a CDS encoding lysine N(6)-hydroxylase/L-ornithine N(5)-oxygenase family protein translates to MDLSCIGIGAGPSNLSLACQIHEQIGHGALFLDRQVDFRWHPGSAFDSSELQVSHIKDLVTLVNPRSAYTFINYLHENGRLYHFLNAQFDAVLRAEFEQYLNWAFRRNPLVRGGETVREIRYDGEFRVRTDDAVLGARDLVVGIGKQARIPPQFQGWIGRNLFHSSDLLHIHPEVRHKHVCIVGGGQSGAEVLLHLVGGPRERRPSSITWVSQRENYLPLDNSPFTNELFMPCFSDRFAAMSEPQRKLFLRRFVLASDGISDRTLRAVYQALYRHEFLEPDLCDIALRPGRNVSRCINAGAGHSLTLQRGLADVEEVTADIVILATGYENAVPSFLEPMADRLQQTDNELVINEDFSVCWDGPRDRRIFVQNANPGQRGLADPNLSLLAWRARRILDSLLQRAPCANSEHRGFISRTSVETWPDPVAEEMGSGI, encoded by the coding sequence CTGGATCTCTCTTGCATTGGGATCGGTGCTGGCCCATCCAATTTGAGCCTTGCGTGTCAGATACACGAGCAAATCGGGCACGGGGCACTGTTCTTGGATCGGCAAGTCGACTTCCGCTGGCATCCAGGCAGCGCATTCGATTCCTCAGAACTCCAGGTCAGCCACATCAAGGATCTGGTCACGCTGGTGAATCCGCGATCCGCCTACACTTTCATAAACTACCTGCACGAGAACGGGCGTCTGTATCACTTCCTGAATGCACAGTTCGATGCTGTGCTCAGGGCTGAGTTCGAGCAATATCTGAACTGGGCGTTCCGCAGAAACCCGCTTGTGCGCGGCGGCGAGACCGTGCGCGAAATACGCTATGATGGCGAGTTTCGGGTGCGAACGGACGATGCAGTTCTCGGTGCAAGAGACCTGGTGGTCGGCATAGGCAAGCAAGCGCGGATTCCACCTCAATTTCAGGGCTGGATCGGACGCAACCTGTTCCATTCATCCGATTTGCTGCACATCCATCCTGAGGTGCGCCATAAACATGTTTGCATCGTAGGTGGAGGCCAGTCGGGAGCCGAGGTGCTGTTGCATTTGGTCGGTGGGCCAAGAGAACGGCGGCCTTCCTCGATCACCTGGGTCTCGCAGCGCGAAAACTACCTGCCTCTCGACAACAGCCCGTTCACAAACGAGTTGTTCATGCCCTGTTTTTCGGATCGTTTCGCGGCCATGAGCGAGCCGCAGCGCAAGTTATTCCTGCGGCGTTTCGTGCTTGCCTCGGATGGTATTTCGGATCGCACTTTGCGCGCCGTCTACCAGGCGCTGTATCGCCACGAATTCCTTGAGCCAGACCTGTGTGACATCGCACTGCGGCCGGGTCGCAACGTTTCGCGCTGCATCAACGCCGGCGCAGGTCATAGCTTGACGCTGCAGCGCGGCTTGGCCGACGTCGAAGAAGTCACGGCCGACATCGTCATCCTGGCCACCGGTTACGAGAACGCCGTGCCAAGCTTTTTGGAACCGATGGCGGATCGACTGCAACAGACCGACAATGAGTTGGTCATCAACGAGGATTTTTCGGTGTGCTGGGACGGACCGCGCGACAGACGCATCTTCGTACAGAACGCCAATCCCGGGCAGCGCGGGCTGGCCGATCCGAACCTAAGCCTGCTGGCCTGGCGAGCTCGCCGCATTCTTGACAGCCTTCTACAGCGCGCGCCGTGCGCGAACTCCGAGCATCGCGGCTTTATCAGCCGTACTTCCGTCGAGACCTGGCCCGACCCAGTAGCCGAAGAAATGGGCAGCGGGATATGA
- the nifN gene encoding nitrogenase iron-molybdenum cofactor biosynthesis protein NifN, translating into MVRILRNTKSAAVNPLKSSQPLGAAFAFLGVEGAMPLFHGSQGCTSFALVLFVRHFKEAIPLQTTAMDEVATILGGADHLEEAILNLKTRTKPKLIGVCTTALVETRGEDCASDIANVKLKHGEELAGTEVVLANTPDFGGAIEEGWAKAVAAMIEGITRSGARTRQPKKIAILPGCNLTVADVEHLRDMVESFGLKPVILPDVSGSLDGTVPDRWVTTTYGGTSVEEIRELGTAAQCIVIGEHMRHPAKTLHGLTGVPYAVFQSLTGLMAVDRFVSLLSAVSGAAVPDRVRRHRAQLEDALLDGHFHFGGKKIAIAAEPDQLYQLATFFTGMGCDIAAAVTTTDMSKILQKVPAEWVQIGDLGDLEALAAGADLLVTHSHGRQASRRLGIPLMRVGFPIFDRLGSQHKLTILYRGTRDLIFDVANIFQANQHAPTPEALDLFRKREMPDELRSSPLTRH; encoded by the coding sequence ATGGTCCGCATCCTTCGCAATACCAAATCAGCGGCGGTCAACCCGCTGAAGTCGTCGCAGCCGCTGGGTGCCGCCTTCGCTTTTCTTGGAGTCGAGGGTGCGATGCCCCTGTTCCACGGCAGCCAAGGCTGCACCAGCTTCGCGCTCGTGCTCTTCGTGCGGCATTTCAAGGAAGCGATCCCCTTGCAGACAACGGCGATGGATGAGGTGGCAACCATACTCGGCGGAGCGGACCATCTGGAAGAGGCGATCCTCAACCTCAAAACCCGCACTAAGCCAAAGCTGATAGGGGTGTGCACGACCGCGCTGGTGGAGACCCGGGGCGAAGACTGCGCGAGTGATATCGCCAACGTCAAGCTGAAGCATGGGGAAGAGCTCGCGGGTACGGAGGTTGTGCTGGCCAACACGCCTGATTTCGGCGGCGCTATCGAAGAAGGCTGGGCCAAGGCTGTCGCGGCGATGATCGAAGGGATTACACGGTCGGGCGCACGGACCCGGCAGCCGAAGAAGATCGCGATCCTGCCCGGATGCAACCTCACTGTCGCTGACGTCGAGCATTTGCGTGACATGGTTGAAAGTTTTGGGCTCAAGCCGGTTATCCTGCCGGACGTCTCCGGCTCACTCGACGGCACGGTTCCTGACCGCTGGGTAACCACTACCTATGGCGGCACCAGCGTCGAGGAAATCCGCGAGCTTGGCACGGCCGCGCAATGCATCGTCATCGGCGAGCACATGCGCCACCCGGCGAAAACGCTGCACGGGTTGACCGGCGTGCCTTACGCGGTGTTCCAGTCGCTGACCGGATTAATGGCCGTCGACCGGTTCGTCTCGCTGCTATCGGCGGTTTCGGGCGCGGCGGTGCCGGACCGGGTTCGCCGTCACCGGGCGCAATTGGAGGATGCATTGCTCGACGGACATTTCCATTTCGGAGGCAAGAAAATTGCGATCGCTGCTGAACCAGACCAACTCTATCAACTCGCAACCTTCTTCACAGGCATGGGCTGTGACATCGCGGCGGCGGTCACGACGACCGATATGTCGAAGATTCTGCAAAAAGTACCGGCGGAGTGGGTTCAGATCGGCGATCTCGGCGATTTGGAAGCTCTTGCAGCGGGCGCGGATCTTCTCGTAACACATTCCCACGGTCGCCAGGCGTCGCGACGCCTTGGCATTCCGCTCATGCGCGTCGGCTTCCCGATCTTCGACCGGCTCGGCAGCCAGCACAAGCTCACAATCCTCTATCGGGGGACCCGCGACCTGATCTTCGATGTTGCCAATATCTTTCAGGCCAACCAGCACGCGCCGACGCCTGAGGCGCTTGATCTATTCCGGAAACGAGAAATGCCAGATGAGCTCCGTTCGTCGCCTCTCACTCGTCACTGA
- the fdxB gene encoding ferredoxin III, nif-specific — MRSKFISRDGSIWVPEYLIAIDGKICIGCGRCFKVCSREVMHLYGVDDAGEILGACDADDDDFDGELNRMIMVVDHAGRCIGCGACGRVCPKNCQTHVAADQIAA; from the coding sequence ATGAGGAGCAAATTCATCAGCCGCGACGGCTCCATATGGGTGCCGGAATATCTGATCGCTATCGATGGCAAGATCTGTATCGGCTGCGGCCGCTGCTTCAAAGTCTGCTCGCGCGAGGTCATGCATCTTTACGGCGTCGATGACGCGGGTGAAATCCTCGGCGCCTGCGACGCCGATGACGACGATTTCGATGGTGAGCTCAATCGTATGATCATGGTTGTCGACCATGCCGGCCGCTGCATTGGCTGCGGAGCCTGCGGCCGCGTCTGCCCAAAGAACTGCCAGACCCATGTCGCGGCCGACCAGATCGCAGCATGA
- a CDS encoding response regulator transcription factor, translating into MSGLEEPRWPAHAADAVEANVVLGVALMKPLVLICSQDAEFYLFLSHILEVDGFVSEPAGGAKEALAKADEREFQAVVLDCGPTSLTGSAICARLKREPRTGGLPIIALIAPGAENQHLDLLKAGIDESFVRPMAPAKLLDYLRTRLALPKPGSNGIENDSWLSYGSLEMKLDAHRVCGNGHDIHLGPIEFNVLRHLLEAPGKVFSRDELIGGAWPANIHVGLRTVDVHISRLRKALETASTGIVIRTVRSAGYSLEKLDG; encoded by the coding sequence ATGTCAGGCCTTGAGGAGCCGCGATGGCCAGCCCACGCGGCCGACGCGGTCGAGGCCAATGTGGTTCTCGGGGTAGCGCTGATGAAGCCACTCGTCCTGATCTGTTCGCAAGATGCGGAGTTCTATCTGTTCCTCAGCCACATACTGGAGGTGGACGGCTTCGTCAGTGAGCCGGCAGGCGGCGCCAAGGAAGCACTTGCAAAGGCCGACGAGCGGGAATTCCAGGCCGTGGTGCTGGACTGCGGTCCAACGAGCCTTACCGGGTCCGCAATCTGCGCCCGGCTCAAGCGGGAACCCCGGACCGGCGGCCTGCCCATCATTGCCCTGATCGCGCCCGGCGCCGAGAACCAGCACCTTGATCTGTTGAAGGCCGGCATTGACGAGAGCTTTGTGCGGCCAATGGCGCCGGCCAAGCTGCTCGATTATCTGCGGACGAGGCTGGCGCTGCCGAAGCCGGGTTCAAACGGGATTGAAAACGACAGCTGGCTTTCCTATGGCAGCCTTGAGATGAAGCTCGATGCCCACCGGGTTTGCGGCAATGGCCATGACATCCATCTCGGACCGATCGAGTTCAACGTGCTGCGGCATTTGCTGGAGGCTCCCGGCAAGGTCTTCAGCCGGGACGAGCTGATCGGCGGGGCCTGGCCGGCCAATATCCATGTCGGTCTACGCACAGTCGATGTCCATATCAGTCGGCTCAGAAAGGCTCTGGAGACGGCCTCGACCGGTATCGTCATCCGTACCGTCAGGTCGGCCGGCTACTCGCTCGAGAAGCTGGACGGCTGA